GGCGCGCAGAAAGTCGCGGCGCGACAGCCCGCCCTCGTCTGGCCCATCCTTTTGGGTTAGTGGTTTCATTCTGTTCCCTCATCAAAAGGGCGTATTCTGCAAAGCCCCGAAACGGGAAAGCTTGATGGTTATCAATGGGAAAAAATTGAATGTCGCGTAGCGGAAAGTTTCAGAAAAACGGGCGGGAAGAAAGACGAAAAGGAGAAAAATGGCGCCGCCTGAGCCAGCGGCGCCGTGTGACTTACTCGTTGTGCTGTTGCTCGCGGGCCTCTTTCACCTGCGCGGGCGAGACGGGTGCGGCATGGTTGCCGAAACTGCCGCGAATGTAGTTGGTGACATCCGCCGCGTCCTGATCGCTGAGCGCCCAGCCGTAACCCGGCATACTGTACGGCAGATGATTTTGCGTCACCGCCGTTTTACCGCCCTCCAGCACCACGCGCAGTAGCGTCAGCGGGTTCCCGGCGTTCACGGTGAGATTGTCCTTCAGCGCCGGAATCGCGTACTCCGCGCCCTCGCCGTTGCTGGCGTGACAGGTGGCGCAGTAGCGGGCATAGAGCTGATGACCGTTCTCCATTTCCGCTTTCGCCACCTTCGGCGCGTCGCCTTTCACCGGCTCGCTGCCCGGCAGGCTTAACAGATAATTCGCGATGGCGCGGTTATCGTCATCCGTCAGGTACTGCGTGCTGTTGGTGACGACCTCATCCATAGGCCCGCTCAGCGCCGCGTGCTTGCTGCGCCCGTCGCGCAGCAGCACGGCGAGATCCTCTTCGGACATTTTCAGCCCGCGCAGCGACGGCGCGTACCAGCCGTTAAGTTCCTCGCCCGCGAGGAACTGCTCATCACGCTCGTCGAAAGCTTTCTCCTGCATCCCCACGCCGCGCGGCGTATGGCATGCGCCGCAGTGGCCCGGCCCCTGCACCAGATACGCGCCGCGGTTCCAGGCCGCGCTTTTATCCGCGCGCGGCGTAAACGGTTTATCGTCCACAAACAGGCTATTCCAGATGCCAAGCGGCCAGCGTATCGAGAGCGGCCACGGAATGTCGCTCTCGCGGTTGGCTGTGGCCTGCGGTTTGACCTCTTTCATCAGATAGTCATAGAGCGCGCGCAGGTCGTCATCGCTCATTTTCGCATAGGACGGATACGGCATCGCCGGGTAGAGATGATGGCCATCTTTCGCGATACCTTCGCGCATGGCGCGAGCGAACTCGTCGTAGCTGTAGCTGCCGATTCCGTGGGTTTTATCCGGCGTGATGTTGGTGGAGTAAATATCGCCAAGCGGTGTGGCGAATTTCAGCCCGCCCGCGAGCGGCGCGCCGTCCGCGGCCGTATGGCAGGCCATGCAGTCGCCCGCGCGCGCCACATATTCGCCGCGTGACATCGCCTGCGCGCCCGCGTGCGCCGCCCACAGGCTTAACGCCAGTAACGTGATACGTTTCATGCGCCCTCCTTCGCCATCTCGTGCAGCTCTTTCACCGCGCGGTAGCCCTGATCGATGGCCGAGTTGGCATACGGGCTCCAGTCGGCGTCTGAGTTGGCGATGGTGATGCGCCCGACCGGCTGGCGGGCTTTTTCGATGATTTTCTGCGAGCCCTCTTCGTCGTCAAACAGGCCGCTGAAGAAATAGGAGTAGCCGTGGGACCAGCGGTTAACCGTGATCGCCGCGATATCCCGCTCGTGATCGAACCCGGCCGCGCCAAACATGCCCTGGAGCTGGTCGCGGATCATCTTCTCATGCACCTCGAACGGCGTACCGAGCAGAAACGCGCGCCCTTTGCGGAACTGCTCGCGGGCGCTGAGCCCGCTGCCGGGAAACGTCGGCACATAAACCATGTGCAGACCGATGGGCGCGTTCGGATCGCGTGGGTGCTGGTAGCCGCCCATATCCACCGGGTAGTCGAGCTTGACCCGGCTGTAGGGTGCTGCGGGCGAGTAGATCTCATGTACGCCGAGCTTCATAAACGGCTGCCAGTTGCGAATAACCACTTTGCTGTAGACCAGCGGCGCTTTGACGTTCTGCTTCAGCGCCTCCTGCTGGTCATGCGGAATTTCCGGCACCAGATACGGGATCATCATGTTGTAGCCCGCCATTACGGTCTGCCCGGCTTTTACCTTGTGCAGTTTCCCGTCGCGCAGGTACGTCACTTCTACACCGCCCGCCACATTGGCGGCATGTACGCCAGTGCTGTTGAGGCGCAGACGCACCGGATGCTCGGGTTTATCCAGCTGGCTGTAGTCGAAGGTCGCCAGCACGATATCATCCATGCTGTTGCCCGGCGCCACGGCCGGAATAAGATGCCGCACCATCAGGCGCGCCAGCCCGGCGTTGCCGTCCGGGAAATGATAAATGTACGGCTCTTCGAGATCCGCCAGCGATTCAGCGTCAAGCGGCGGCAGATCCATGCCATCAAGCCCCGGCAGCGCGCAGTTACGCGCATCGCTCGCCGACGTGCCGTCGATGCCAATCGCCTGAAAATCGTTGGTGCGCTGCTGGAAATAGCGGATGGCGCTGTCACTGAGCCCCACCTTGTCGCGCAGGAACTGGCTGTAGCTGTGGGAATCGAGCCACGCGACTTTTTCCTCAACACGCATCCCGGCGAGATAATCTTTTTTCTCAGTGTGCAGCGCGATGAGCGCGTCGCGGTCCGCCTGCGGCAGCGGGAAATCGTTAATAAAGGCGCGAATGTCGCGGGCGT
This sequence is a window from Cronobacter sakazakii. Protein-coding genes within it:
- a CDS encoding c-type cytochrome gives rise to the protein MKRITLLALSLWAAHAGAQAMSRGEYVARAGDCMACHTAADGAPLAGGLKFATPLGDIYSTNITPDKTHGIGSYSYDEFARAMREGIAKDGHHLYPAMPYPSYAKMSDDDLRALYDYLMKEVKPQATANRESDIPWPLSIRWPLGIWNSLFVDDKPFTPRADKSAAWNRGAYLVQGPGHCGACHTPRGVGMQEKAFDERDEQFLAGEELNGWYAPSLRGLKMSEEDLAVLLRDGRSKHAALSGPMDEVVTNSTQYLTDDDNRAIANYLLSLPGSEPVKGDAPKVAKAEMENGHQLYARYCATCHASNGEGAEYAIPALKDNLTVNAGNPLTLLRVVLEGGKTAVTQNHLPYSMPGYGWALSDQDAADVTNYIRGSFGNHAAPVSPAQVKEAREQQHNE
- a CDS encoding NAD(P)-binding protein, which produces MAITRRDFLNGVAITVAAGMTPWQILRASPQTAAQSLYYPPTLTGLRGNHPGSFEQAHALGRDGKHFDPASVPVEEEYDLVIVGAGISGLAAACFWQELRGKQQRILLLDNHDDFGGHAKRNEFHVDGNTVLGYGGSESFQSPANNFSETAMGLLKTLNVSIERMAKSFDQTFYPDLNLSRGVYFDKTNFGVDKIVSGDPGRAVADDIPPDRMNARDIRAFINDFPLPQADRDALIALHTEKKDYLAGMRVEEKVAWLDSHSYSQFLRDKVGLSDSAIRYFQQRTNDFQAIGIDGTSASDARNCALPGLDGMDLPPLDAESLADLEEPYIYHFPDGNAGLARLMVRHLIPAVAPGNSMDDIVLATFDYSQLDKPEHPVRLRLNSTGVHAANVAGGVEVTYLRDGKLHKVKAGQTVMAGYNMMIPYLVPEIPHDQQEALKQNVKAPLVYSKVVIRNWQPFMKLGVHEIYSPAAPYSRVKLDYPVDMGGYQHPRDPNAPIGLHMVYVPTFPGSGLSAREQFRKGRAFLLGTPFEVHEKMIRDQLQGMFGAAGFDHERDIAAITVNRWSHGYSYFFSGLFDDEEGSQKIIEKARQPVGRITIANSDADWSPYANSAIDQGYRAVKELHEMAKEGA